The genomic DNA AGAACATTTTGAGCGTCTTCTTGGGCAAGACTGCCGAGGGCGCAGAGAGTGTCAAGGAGGCTGCTGAGAGCGCCAAGTCGGAGCTGTAGACGTGCAGACTGTATGACTTTGTGGTATGCGTacaacaacagcaaagtAGACTAGGTTGCTCACGCACACAGTCTCGTCTGTGATGCGAAGCAAATCTAGATATCATGACTTGAATGACAGCACATTCTTGATTTGGCAGGTCCCTCCACGAGACAGCCACAGTAGTTGAGTGGATTCGAAAGTTCTTTGCTCGACAACAGTCGCATACTTCCTGGCGGTTCGACGCGCGACCTGGAGGCCACCACGTACTGTAAAGTtccagtcgctgctgctctcgtAGAGTCATGACAAGCAATGAACACGTACAATTCGAAAAACGACCATCTTTCCGCCGACCCAAGGATACAAGCCGGAGGCGTGGGAAGCTTTGCGATCTGGGACGAAGCCGTAAATTGCTCCTGCGAGGTCATCGGCGCGGCTGCTTCCTAGTCTGGCGAGTCTATCAACATCATGGGCGCTGCCGCTTTGCTCTATCCCACCGCCTTTTCCGATGACCTGCATCGAACATGCTCTCAAAAGCGCTGCCGGCCACCTAGCGCCCTGGTCCGACTTTGAAGGTCGCAATTCTCCCGATATGATGCTCCGATCTCAATCAGACTGGCACGATGAAGCTAGATCAATGGACATTATCAGCAGCAGGCTCTTtgctctcctcctcatcaatcCGTCCATATCTGACGAGTCTTGCAACATGAGCAACTTGGACCGCAGAATCATCCCCGGCGTCTTCTATTGCCTTCTGAAAGTCCTCTCCAGATATGATTTCGAATGTGCCAGTGAGAGTCCGTCGGCCTGAAACTCCAGTTCGAAACAGTCGATTGCCCTTCTGGCTCGGAGATAAAATGGGCCGCAACCATATAGGAGGTTTGACAAAAGCTGCACCTGTCGCTTGTGGGTTGTTGATGTAACCTCTCCCAACGGTTGGACCTTCGATCAAGATTTCGCCTACTTCACCAACGGGCATCAAGACATGAACATTGTTCTTATTGACAACCCACAGTGCAACGCCTGCTGGTCTACCGATATTCCGTGCAGTCGAGCCATTTTCGACTCTATAACCAACCGAGATGGTCCCACTGCACTCGCTAACAGTGTAGCTGCCTAAAACCACTACGTGCTCGGACCATGTTTCTATTAGCGACTGTGGTACTGTCTCGCCGTCGAGCACCAATGTTTCCAACGTCGGCACATCAACGGGTTGGAACGTGCTGATGAAGGACGGCGTCAATGCCGCCCAATTGACTTCCTTTAGGTTGATGAACTCCACGAGATCATGCTGGATCTCGACCTCGTTCGGCGCGCAGATTGTTCCTCCAACACAAAGCGTCGTGAGAATCTCTGTAATGCATTCATCATGCCAATATTCCGCCAATTGCAGCGCTCTCGACTTCTCATTCAGCATCTGCGCCGGGGCGTTCCAGAATATACCAGAAACGAACGAACGGTGCTCCAGCACTACACCACTCGGCTCTCCAGTACTAGCTCGCGTCAAGCTGCAATATGCGGCATTCTTCGGAGACACAACGGGTGGACTCCATTTACTTGCTCTCCCTAGCTGCCCCACCAGGAGTGGCAAGCTTGGCGGGACAAGTACTGGATAGTCGGAAGGGAAAGAATACTGGAATGTTTCAGACGTAATAATCATCTTTGCATCCATCTCATGCAAGACGGACTCCGTATGTGATAGAGGCTGCTCCGGGTCGAGAGCTAAGAAGGCGGCGCCGGCTTTCATGACTGCTATCATAAAGATTATCATGACAGGTGATTTGTCGAAGCATAGTGGCACTATGTCTTCTTTGATGACGCCTCGGTCTACGAGATCATAGGCGACCAGATCGGAAAGTCGACTGAGAGCATCATAGGtgagatcttcttctgaaCTTGTGAAAGCGACTTTGCTGGGATGGATTCTTGCTTGACGTTCGATTTCGGCGTGGATGCATAGGTTTACTGTTGGGGGCAACGGCCGGTTCTGCTGTACGAGCTGATTCCATTCTTCGTAGGATATTCCGTGGTAGGCCATGTTTCTCCAGATGTCAGGCGGTCTGGTGAGTGATCTTGAAGATCAGGAACAACTTCGTGGCAGATCATGGTTCAGGTGGTCTGGCCAAAAGGATATTGCAATGGATCTTCTGCGGAAACGCTACAGTATGGCTTGAATTCATCCCAGTCCGGACCGCGATGGTGTTGTGTCCAAGCCATGTTCCGATCTCCACCCGTCGGCGTAGCAAGGCTGGGCACCAATCACACTGACACCGAAGTGAGGCCGTCATTGCACAGACTCGGTTTGGAGGACGTCACGCTGGTTCCGCGTATGCTAGGCTTGGACATGTCAGCATTACTATCATCTAGGGACGGCGAAGAAAAATGTTTAGAAAGCATTGTCGCGCCTTCGAAGATTCTGAATCAGTTTGCAGCAAGCTGACCCGGCTTTCTTCAATTTTCAGGAACAACACATTCGAAAGCAACATTCGACAAAGTATTCATATTCATCAAGGGCGTTCTCAGCTATGGACGCTATGTATTTTGCCAATCAAGGCCTTGGCCTAGATTCGACCAATGCTTGACGCCTGAGTGAGGACTCCTTCGATCAAGTCTTCTAAAAATACATTCGAGAAGACTAGTGGTCTGTCATTCATCCATCGAACTCGTCAAGGAGTTACTCGGCCTGAACGAGCATTGTCACGATAACGCGCAGATATTTTTCTCGAATAATTGCGGCcgttgcagcagctcagATACATTCTGGTCGGGTCAAGGAGAGCGCGCTCCTGAATCCCTTGCTCTGGCACTTCGCACGCTAAAAGTATGCGATGTATCTCCAGAATGCGCGTGAATTACCTTTTTGGCACACGCGAGGAAAGACATCCTCCAGAAGCGAAGCCTTCTGCAACTCGGTCAAGCGCCCATACTTGACAGACTCAAGCATCCTATAAGCTTTCCAATTTGAACGAAAGTGGTAGCCAATGTTTTCGCGCACCGCTTTTGGGGCCATTGGTAGCCTCAGCGCACGGAAAATGATTTGTTGCGTTAAGCATGAGTCTTGATCTTCACCGCCCTCATAGCTGAATCCCATCGCCTCGTCGTACCCAACGAGATGCTCGTCCGCCGCTGGCATATCATTGAAGATCGTTTCGGTTGGTGAGATTATTGCAGCGATCCAGTCGACCAGGTCCTGCAGGGTGATACCATAGTGTGAGCCGAAATTGCTTGGAGAAAGGAATAATGAAATGATGCTCGCGATTGGAACATGGTGATACACGCCATGTGCTAGCGTCCATCCATAGTACTTGTGCTCGCGATACAGGTCCGCTCGATGATTGCTGATGTGCAAGTCAACCAGGCACCCAGCCAAATGCTGGGCGAATTTTCTCTTACTTCCGAAGATTGTGTGGTTGTCTGCCTTGGTGGTAAGGACGGCCCAGTAGTCTGCAAAGGCTTTGATGGTGTCGAAATTGTCAGTAGCACGTTTGGCCAGTCCACGATGGTTGATGAATCTGGCCAAAAGATTCAGAAAGTCTCGGTGATCATCGGTCTCCCTGAAGAGATGCTTGAACTCAGAGGCGATCCGATCACGCTCGCGCTCCTGTATGGACGTCACCAGCGATGAGTTTTCCTTGAGATCAATGATATCTCGAAGCTGCTTGCATACTCGACGAACACATTGGATCTGGCGTGCGGGAAGCAAGGACAAGACTTGGAGTTGTAGTTCGACTGGAAGGTTCAGGCCAGTAGCCTGCGGCTTGTTGCTCGGTGGCTCAAGAGTAACGTTCGACATCGTAGTTTGAACAGCTTCGACTTGAAGGTCAGTCTGTGACTTGATAATGGCCTGATTTCGATCCTTCATGTCGCCGCTGTTCGACTTTCTTAACCTTTCTGGTAAGGGGTTGTTCAGAGTAGCAGCGCGAGAGCGCGTGCCAAACGACATGCAAATGTCGCGCAGGTTGGTGGAAGGAGTTGGCATCGTGGTTGACGAGACTCCAGTGAGCGAGTGATTTTTTGAGCGATTTGCGTCGAGTAAGCGCGTCATTTAAGAAGCTGCGCGAGCATTTAAGGGCGTGAGTGAGGAGAATGGGTCACAGCGCATTTTTGGCCGGTTCTTACCACATTCTCAGCAAAACCTAAAGACTGAGGACATACAGACAGGTACAACCAGTGGACAGTTGATGCGAGTCATCGTGGCCTCAATTTTGAAACTTAGATTTGAACATGCTTTGTACATAGAAAGAGCGGGCCAGAGGCCTACATGTACCTTGCATACTTGTCGTCCTTGGTAACTTCTTTTCTGCATTGTATTCTTTGGTCGATGCCGGACTATCCTAATCCCGGCTCGACTCCAGCTGTCTTTGTCTAAGTCCTGTATGCGTGCTCTTCTCACTCATTGCTCATCGCCCACGCCCTAGTGCGGCGCAGATTGTTGCAGCCACTGTCTGCTTCTCATCTTGATCTGTTGTACTGGATCTGCGTGGTTGTGACAGGAGTCTCTATGTACTGCAAGCTTCCAGTCGCTAGTCTGCCCTTTGTGTCTTGATCGACCCTCCTTTTCGCGCAAGCGTGCAATTCAGAAGAGTGCAATGTTCCCAAGCAGTCGAATCTCCCCTTTTTCCTCTTGTTCAGGCATCTTCCACACGCAGGCCGTTGCTCTAGCTCAGTACAGAAACATTTCCTCTAGCACCCAAGCTTTCACTAGTAGGTTCTTGTTCTGGCGCTTGGTGACCTGATTGAGGTATACCTCTGCCGCCTCCCTCTTGACACACCATTCAAACTTCCATGGTACCTTGTTCTTCCACCACCCTTCATAATCCGTTGGCATTAAGCTCGGAATACGAGGCAAGATCGTGAACCGAACAGGCcgaatcttaggctttaggtcAGATGGGCTTTCGAGTGCCCCCGGAGTGAGTGCACGCAACTCTGTGTCGGCTGGCTTTGTACTGGATGTACCCAGATGATGGGTAAATTACACGTTCCCCGGCTTAGCCATCATCTCGAACCAGTAGCGCAGCTTCTCCACTCCGAGTCCTAGTATTGTCTCCAGAAAAGGGAAACGATCAAGTATTTGCTGTGACATCGTGGGAGAGTATTGCACTGTTGTTGAATTGACCAAATGCGGTTCTTTCTCGAGCCAGTCGTCGAAGCGCATGCGGTAGCAATAGAGACCGGCGACGAACAAGCCCCTTAGCGCATTATCGAGCGATTGAGGCGGCAATCCCGGCTGGAAGTTTGGGTGGTGAGACATGAAATGAGCTGCGGCAGCGTACGATATCTGTGCCGCATAGAAGTCGAATCGACGCGAATGGAAGTGGAGGTCGAAACGGGAAAGGAGTCTAAGAAATTCGTCCTTGTTCCCATATTCGATCGTGAACAGTTGGTTAAAATCGCATTCGAGCTTCTGCAGGTTCTGCTTACGCGCTGACCTGCCGAGTTGAGCAATATTCGTATCGATGACCGCTTGGAAGTTCTTGGCGATACGGCGAGCGCGCTGTATTGCTTTTGGCGACAGGTACGACAGGATTTGCAATGTGGTCTCGACAGCAAGATCCTCGATAGTTGCCCCCATTTTTTGCTGATGATTTGCTGGACTTGCGAATGTGATGGGTGCGTTGAAGACAGCTTTCCAGGTAAGTCGAAATCGGGAGTGGCGGCAGTACAGGACTTTAGACTTATGAGTGGCTGCAAGGCTCCGGGCCGATCCTGTGCTAAACAGAGTGAATGAATACGCACGAAGAGTGAATGGTCTTATTGTCTAATCACTCCGGTGCACATTCGCTCGCTTGTGTTCATGACTTGTTCATTTGGAAGGGGCACTCCTCTTGGCGTCGAGAAACAGTGCGATTCCTTGTTCTAATTCCCTTGCTGAACTTACTCATCGCTGTTCGCTTTCTGCTCCAAAAGGCCTTAATACTTCCCTGGGCGTCGACAGCATATGCTAGACGCTCACATGCACCTTACAAATATGTTGCCCTTCGTAGCCCCTGTTCTGGATTGAGTCCTTTGGTTCGGAGTGGATTACCAGTAGCGTGGTCTGGCTTCAGCCGCTTCTGTTCTACATCCTATGTGCGTACTCTTTCTGCTCGTTGCTCGGTTCTTAGCCATTACTCCGGTATCGTGCATCTGATGACAGCGATTACGATGTCTGCACCCGAAACCTTGTCAACTTCGATGATTGTGTATCCTTCTTTGCGTTCTCCTTGATCGTGACCGAAGCCTGGTCTCAGTACAAGTACATCTCCTCCAGCAGCCATG from Cercospora beticola chromosome 3, complete sequence includes the following:
- a CDS encoding uncharacterized protein (SMCOG1002:AMP-dependent synthetase and ligase~antiSMASH:Cluster_7); translated protein: MAYHGISYEEWNQLVQQNRPLPPTVNLCIHAEIERQARIHPSKVAFTSSEEDLTYDALSRLSDLVAYDLVDRGVIKEDIVPLCFDKSPVMIIFMIAVMKAGAAFLALDPEQPLSHTESVLHEMDAKMIITSETFQYSFPSDYPVLVPPSLPLLVGQLGRASKWSPPVVSPKNAAYCSLTRASTGEPSGVVLEHRSFVSGIFWNAPAQMLNEKSRALQLAEYWHDECITEILTTLCVGGTICAPNEVEIQHDLVEFINLKEVNWAALTPSFISTFQPVDVPTLETLVLDGETVPQSLIETWSEHVVVLGSYTVSECSGTISVGYRVENGSTARNIGRPAGVALWVVNKNNVHVLMPVGEVGEILIEGPTVGRGYINNPQATGAAFVKPPIWLRPILSPSQKGNRLFRTGVSGRRTLTGTFEIISGEDFQKAIEDAGDDSAVQVAHVARLVRYGRIDEEESKEPAADNVH
- a CDS encoding uncharacterized protein (antiSMASH:Cluster_7), whose product is MPTPSTNLRDICMSFGTRSRAATLNNPLPERLRKSNSGDMKDRNQAIIKSQTDLQVEAVQTTMSNVTLEPPSNKPQATGLNLPVELQLQVLSLLPARQIQCVRRVCKQLRDIIDLKENSSLVTSIQERERDRIASEFKHLFRETDDHRDFLNLLARFINHRGLAKRATDNFDTIKAFADYWAVLTTKADNHTIFGSKRKFAQHLAGCLVDLHISNHRADLYREHKYYGWTLAHGVYHHVPIASIISLFLSPSNFGSHYGITLQDLVDWIAAIISPTETIFNDMPAADEHLVGYDEAMGFSYEGGEDQDSCLTQQIIFRALRLPMAPKAVRENIGYHFRSNWKAYRMLESVKYGRLTELQKASLLEDVFPRVCQKGNSRAFWRYIAYF
- a CDS encoding uncharacterized protein (antiSMASH:Cluster_7) — translated: MGATIEDLAVETTLQILSYLSPKAIQRARRIAKNFQAVIDTNIAQLGRSARKQNLQKLECDFNQLFTIEYGNKDEFLRLLSRFDLHFHSRRFDFYAAQISYAAAAHFMSHHPNFQPGLPPQSLDNALRGLFVAGLYCYRMRFDDWLEKEPHLVNSTTVQYSPTMSQQILDRFPFLETILGLGVEKLRYWFEMMAKPGNV